Proteins co-encoded in one Triplophysa dalaica isolate WHDGS20190420 chromosome 16, ASM1584641v1, whole genome shotgun sequence genomic window:
- the LOC130437816 gene encoding transcriptional regulator ATRX-like — protein MASNDLSTSDERMNEPGCSTDLTKPSSSRSKRKPSFVTKHTAVEECESEGPAAADNSVDVNKLPQGTVVVKPEPLADETKDEFKGPEFRNRGTSKVKDEASRKRPEERLQEIFNCTACGQQVNHFQRDAVLQHPALHVLICKSCFKYYMSDDISKDDEGMDEQCRWCAEGGNLICCDYCSNAFCKTCILRNVGRKALSVIMSEESKWHCYMCKPEPLQDLTKTCEKVLLNLESSQKRNRGDGDKNKREERKLKRGKREKAAVNGQDHPSDGAGMLAFSYKTLTVPKELVKKTKKLVETTNGLNRTFVQFLQSTSTGLEANALSYRHLRAFGSVLADLRKAHVALEESLEKEFESKGLKFQNGEEQPRTAGCQTAGTALENHHSDGENDLDSTATHENVPIAEEMQEESHSADVEMETGDDQEQSGEDQTKEQCVTESPDAEDSPVPADETALDKDIVSVPTSVPEELFEMVESLAVKKHDENNSAESSDAKSTSNAEVNDPAKGLAKLGKKLVVKLTPVPLKITIHRDKSKEVPEDAPPQEKLNNRRSPRIKTTPLRKSPEAKSKRKARSKSKEDERGVAVKKERDSDSDEVPEILQTAAMKASSDESDSGDADDDAAAGRKKRSSSRSADKTVKRKLNRGSSDSETSDKTSKTKKRNGKKKKANESDSSNHNSDLEKQMKSLSKLDSGKKTSKGVKKEKSDCGKKGPKRSFERLRRSQKEKTDAKHDSSSSEDDDDDDDDEQAANSGEDSDQQKIKPIIESVMANIDGFHQSSGDEMAIKAESSQMLDDDDDPENRIAKRMLLAQIKANYSSGAESSSSSEDDLDQERTKKYKDDDEDASKANEEDDETSDSGSDVDVKKRGRRHHLLRKKLTVSEGDSDDATTTKSKKERNKKSRRKVGSDDSSDSDFEQSGSASSDASALSEAVSLDEDSEASNKRKTRSSKKSSKDKERSYKKEKKKRRRIKVQDSSSDEKSGDEEDDEDGDEKGTPKGRKKIRKILKDDNLRTETRDALKEEEERRRRIAERERLREKLRETIVVEESAQVTCPITTKLVLDEDEETKEPLLQVHRNLVTKLKPHQVDGVQFMWDCCCESVRKVEKSGGSGCILAHCMGLGKTLQVVTFLHTVLLCEKLNFSTALVVCPLNTVLNWLNEFSKWQEGLKDEESLEVSELATVKRPQERAYALQRWQEDGGVIIIGYEMYRNLTQGRNIKSKKLKEIFQKTLVDPGPDFVICDEGHVLKNEASAVSKAMNSIRTRRRVVLTGTPLQNNLIEYHCMVTFIKENLLGSVKEFRNRFINPIQNGQCADSTFTDVRVMKKRAHILYEMLAGCVQRRDYTALTKFLPPKHEYVLAVRMTPIQCKLYRYYLEHFTGVGSTLEGGRGRTGTKLFQDFQMLSRIWTHPWCLQLDYISKENKGYFDEDSMEEFIASETEESSMSLTSEEEKPKRKKKRGRGKDQSSENDSDDLEVIKEWNTSSRGGNPEGRNRAEPPEEVRPSSNSGPGSPSPDWYKEFVSEADAEVLEHSGKITLLFEILRMAEAVEEKVLVFSQSLISLDLIEDFLELAGRAKEEGKPSPYKGEGKWFRNIDYYRLDGSTNAVTRKKWAEEFNDTSNVRGRLFLISTRAGSLGINLVAANRVIIFDASWNPSYDVQSIFRVYRFGQVKTVFVYRFLAQGTMEDKIYDRQVAKQSLSFRVVDQQQIERHFTMNELTELYTFEPDMLDDPSEKKSKRATPMLPKDLVLAELLHSFKDQIVGYHEHDSLLDHKEEEALSEEDRKAAWAEYEAEKKGFSARFNQPSYSQAGMGSAPGYFPFNVAALASMSNQQLEDLINQGRQKVLEATSALKSVPREPVEDIISQLWKDNPSLSESQIQSMALGRQATCEMELKHREAIYRDVLGKQQTLMMYVQKVISNRKVQEQQMAMARQGMLLNQLAMQNGLTGPMSQMDLLGLYQQLGALQGLPNPQLGKNPGPSKGV, from the exons cCTGGTTGTTCCACAGATTTGACCAAGCCTTCATCTTCACGCTCAAAAAG AAAACCTTCATTTGTGACGAAGCACACAGCGGTAGAAGAGTGTGAGAGTGAAGGTCCGGCAGCAGCTGACAACAGTGTTGACGTCAATAAACTACCACAAG GGACGGTGGTGGTGAAGCCTGAACCGCTTGCTGATGAAACTAAAGATGAATTCAAAGGTCCAGAGTTTCGTAACAGAGGAACAAGTAAAGTTAAAGATGAAGCATCACGGAAACGTCCTG AGGAAAGACTCCAGGAGATTTTTAATTGTACCGCATGTGGACAGCAAGTGAATCATTTTCAGAGGGACGCGGTCCTTCAGCATCCGGCTCTTCACGTTCTCATCTGCAAG TCATGTTTCAAGTATTATATGAGTGATGATATCAGCAAGGATGACGAAGGGATGGATGAACAGTGCAG GTGGTGTGCAGAGGGAGGAAACCTGATTTGCTGTGACTACTGTAGCAACGCCTTCtgtaaaacatgcattttacgCAACGTTGGACGGAAAGCACTGTCGGTCATTATGAGTGAGGAAAGCAAATGGCACTGCTACATGTGCAAGCCTGAACCGCTGCAAGACTTGACCAAAACCTGTGAGAAAGTTCTGCTCAATCTAGAGTCGTCTCAGAAGAGAAACCGAGGTGACGGTGACAAGAACAAACGTGAAGAGCGGAAGCTCAAGCGTGGCAAACGGGAGAAAGCGGCCGTTAATGGACAGGATCATCCGTCGGACGGAGCCGGCATGTTAGCCTTTTCCTACAAGACACTGACCGTTCCTAAAGAACTGGTGAAAAAGACCAAGAAACTTGTCGAGACCACCAACGGTTTGAATCGCACATTCGTACAGTTTCTCCAAAGCACGTCGACGGGCCTTGAAGCTAACGCCTTAAGTTATAGACACTTGAGGGCTTTCGGATCCGTTCTGGCTGATCTTAGAAAGGCCCACGTGGCTTTAGAGGAGTCGCTGGAGAAAGAGTTTGAATCCAAAGGTCTTAAGTTTCAGAATGGAGAAGAGCAGCCGAGAACAGCCGGCTGTCAGACAGCAGGTACAGCGCTGGAAAACCATCACAGCGACGGGGAAAATGACTTGGATTCCACCGCCACACATGAGAATGTTCCGATAGCTGAGGAGATGCAGGAGGAGAGTCACTCGGCTGATGTTGAAATGGAGACTGGAGATGATCAGGAGCAGTCAGGAGAAGATCAAACCAAAGAGCAGTGTGTGACCGAAAGTCCTGACGCTGAGGACAGCCCTGTGCCAGCTGACGAAACCGCTCTCGATAAAGATATCGTGTCTGTACCCACTTCTGTTCCAGAGGAACTCTTCGAGATGGTCGAGAGTCTAGCTGTAAAGAAACATGACGAAAACAACTCTGCTGAATCTAGCGACGCCAAGTCAACGTCCAATGCTGAGGTGAACGATCCTGCCAAGGGCCTCGCGAAACTGGGTAAAAAGCTCGTAGTCAAGTTGACGCCCGTTCCTCTTAAAATCACCATACATCGAGACAAAAGCAAAGAAGTGCCAGAGGACGCGCCTCCACAGGAGAAGCTAAACAACAGACGCTCTCCCAGAATAAAGACCACGCCCTTACGCAAGTCTCCAGAGGCCAAGAGCAAACGTAAAGCCAGGTCAAAGTCAAAAGAAGATGAGCGTGGTGTTGCAGTCAAGAAGGAACGTGATTCAGACTCTGATGAGGTTCCTGAGATCCTACAGACGGCTGCTATGAAGGCCAGCTCGGATGAGAGTGACTCCGGAGACGCTGATGATGATGCTGCTGCTGGCAGGAAGAAGAGGTCATCCAGCCGGTCGGCTGACAAGACCGTAAAACGCAAACTCAACCGCGGCTCCTCCGACTCGGAGACCAGTGACAAGACTTCAAAGACTAAGAAACGTAACGGCAAAAAAAAGAAGGCCAATGAGTCTGACTCCTCCAACCACAACTCTGATCTGGAGAAGCAGATGAAGAGTCTGAGCAAGCTCGACAGCGGGAAGAAAACATCCAAGGGtgtgaagaaagaaaagagtgACTGCGGTAAGAAGGGTCCTAAACGATCGTTCGAGCGACTGCGCAGGTCACAGAAAGAAAAGACGGATGCCAAACACGATTCATCCTCCAgcgaagatgatgatgatgatgatgatgatgaacagGCTGCCAACTCAGGAGAAGACAGTGATCAACAGAAGATCAAACCAATAATTGAATCTGTGATGGCAAACATTGATGGGTTCCATCAGTCATCAG gTGATGAGATGGCTATAAAGGCTGAATCCTCACAGAtgcttgatgatgatgatgacccAGAGAACAG GATTGCCAAGAGAATGCTTCTGGCTCAGATCAAAGCCAACTACTCATCTGGAGCTgagtcttcatcatcatcagaagACGACCTGGACCAAGAGAGGACAAAGAAATAcaaagatgatgatgaggacGCTAGCAAAGCAAATG AAGAAGACGACGAGACGTCAGACTCCGGCTCAGATGTTGACGTAAAGAAGCGTGGACGCCGTCATCATTTGCTGAGGAAGAAGCTGACGGTAAGCGAAGGAGACTCTGATGATGCGACGACAACCAAAAGCAAGaaggagagaaataaaaaaagccGAAGGAAAG TGGGCAGTGATGACTCTTCAGATTCAGACTTTGAGCAGTCTGGTTCAGCCTCCAGTGACGCCTCGGCCCTCAGTGAAGCTGTCAGTCTGGATGAGGACAGTGAGGCGAGTAACAAACGCAAAACACG ATCATCCAAAAAATCCAGTAAGGACAAAGAGAGAAGCTAcaagaaagagaagaagaaacGACGGCGTATTAAAGTTCAAGACTCATCATCAGATGAAAAG AGTGGAGACGAGGAGGATGACGAGGACGGTGATGAGAAAGGAACACCCAAAGGCCGCAAGAAGATCCGCAAGATCCTTAAAGACGACAACTTGCGGACAGAGACCAGAGACGCTCTgaaagaagaagaggagaggAGGAGACGCATCGCAGAGAGAGAGCGATTGAGAGAGAAACTCCGAGAG ACGATTGTAGTGGAGGAGTCAGCACAGGTCACATGTCCCATCACCACTAAACTGGTGCTGGATGAAGATGAGGAGACCAAAGAGCCGCTGTTGCAGGTTCACAGAAATCTGGTGACCAAACTCAAACCACATCAAGTGGACG GTGTTCAGTTTATGTGGGACTGCTGTTGTGAGTCTGTAAGAAAGGTGGAGAAGTCTGGTGGCTCCGGCTGTATTCTGGCTCATTGTATGGGTCTGGGTAAAACCCTGCAG GTGGTGACGTTTCTTCACACTGTTCTGTTGTGTGAGAAGTTGAACTTCTCCACAGCTCTGGTGGTTTGTCCTCTCAACACTGTGCTCAACTGGCTGAATGAGTTCTCTAAGTGGCAGGAGGGCCTGAAGGACGAGGAGAGTTTAGAG GTGTCAGAGCTGGCCACGGTGAAGAGACCTCAGGAGAGAGCATACGCTCTACAGCGCTGGCAGGAGGACGGCGGCGTCATAATCATTGGTTATGAGATGTACCGGAACCTGACGCAGGGCAGAAACATCAAGAGCAAGAAACTGAAGGAAATCTTCCAGAAAACTCTCGTTGATCCAG GTCCAGATTTTGTGATCTGTGACGAGGGTCACGTGCTGAAGAACGAAGCGTCTGCGGTTTCTAAAGCCATGAACTCCATCAGGACTCGACGACGAGTGGTGCTGACAGGAACCCCACTGCAGAATAATCTCATCGAGT ATCACTGTATGGTGACCTTCATCAAAGAGAATCTTCTGGGTTCAGTTAAAGAGTTCAGAAACCGCTTCATAAACCCCATTCAGAACGGTCAGTGTGCAGACTCCACCTTCACTGATGTCCGCGTCATGAAGAAACGTGCTCATATTCTTTATGAGATGTTGGCCGGATGTGTACAG AGGAGGGACTACACTGCTCTCACAAAATTCCTGCCACCCAAACACGAGTATGTGCTGGCGGTGCGAATGACGCCCATTCAGTGCAAACTCTATCGATACTACCTTGAGCATTTCACAG GTGTGGGTTCTACTCTGGAGGGAGGAAGAGGCCGCACGGGGACCAAACTCTTCCAGGATTTCCAGATGCTCAGCAGAATCTGGACTCATCCGTGGTGCCTTCAGCTAGACTACATCAGTAAAGAAAACAAG gGATACTTTGATGAGGACAGTATGGAAGAGTTCATCGCTTCAGAGACAGAGGAGTCCTCCATGAGTTTGACTTCTGAAGAGGAGAAACCCAAAAG aaagaagaAGCGTGGCAGAGGTAAAGATCAGAGTTCAGAGAATGACAGTGACGATCTGGAGGTGATAAAAGAGTGGAACACCAGCTCTCGAGGAGGAAACCCTGAGGGACGGAACCGAGCTGAGCCGCCGGAGGAGG ttcGGCCCTCGTCAAACTCTGGGCCCGGCAGCCCGTCACCAGACTGGTACAAAGAGTTTGTGTCCGAGGCTGACGCTGAAGTGCTGGAGCATTCTGGGAAGATTACACTTCTGTTTGAAATCCTGCGCATGGCTGAGGCTGTAGAGGAGAAAGT GTTGGTGTTCAGTCAGTCGCTCATATCTCTGGACCTCATTGAAGATTTTCTGGAGTTGGCGGGCAGAGCCAAAGAGGAAGGCAAACCGTCACCGTACAAAG GTGAGGGCAAGTGGTTCAGAAACATTGACTACTACAGGCTGGACGGATCCACTAATGCCGTGACCAGAAAGAAGTGGGCAGAAGAGTTTAACGACACCAGTAATGTTCG CGGTCGACTGTTCCTCATCTCAACCAGAGCCGGTTCTCTCGGCATCAACCTGGTGGCTGCCAACAGGGTCATCATATTCGACGCCTCGTGGAACCCTTCCTACGACGTTCAGAGTATTTTCAGGGTCTATCGCTTCGGGCAGGTGAAGACGGTGTTTGTCTACAGGTTTTTGGCTCAG GGAACCATGGAGGATAAGATCTATGACCGGCAGGTGGCCAAACAGTCGCTGTCTTTCCGTGTGGTCGACCAGCAGCAGATCGAGCGTCACTTCACCATGAATGAGCTGACGGAGCTCTACACATTTGAACCTGACATGCTGGACGATCCGTCTGAGAAGAAGAGCAAGAGAGCCACGCCCATGCTGCCCAAG GATCTTGTTCTGGCCGAACTGCTTCACAGTTTTAAAGATCAGATCGTGGGCTATCATGAGCACGACTCTTTGCTGGATCATAAGGAGGAGGAGGCGCTGAGCGAGGAAGATCGCAAGGCGGCTTGGGCCGAGTATGAGGCTGAGAAGAAG GGTTTCTCCGCACGATTCAACCAGCCGTCTTACTCTCAAGCTGGCATGGGATCGGCACCAGGCTACTTCCCCTTCAACGTGGCAGCCTTGGCCTCCATGAGCAACCAACAGCTGGAG GATTTGATTAACCAGGGCAGACAGAAGGTGTTGGAAGCCACCAGCGCTCTGAAGTCTGTACCCAGAGAGCCTGTGGAGGACATCATCTCACAGCTG TGGAAGGACAACCCCAGTCTGTCCGAGTCTCAGATTCAGTCCATGGCTTTGGGACGACAGGCCACCTGTGAGATGGAGCTGAAACACAGAGAGGCTATTTACCGTGATGTCCTCGGCAAACAACAAACC CTGATGATGTACGTGCAGAAGGTGATCTCCAACAGGAAGGTCCAGGAGCAGCAGATGGCCATGGCGAGACAGGGGATGCTGCTCAACCAGCTGGCCATGCAGAACGGTCTGACGGGACCCATGAGTCAGATGGATCTTCTGGGGTTATACCAGCAGCTCGGAGCCCTCCAGGGCCTGCCCAACCCTCAGCTGGGCAAGAACCCCGGCCCGTCCAAGGGTGTGTAG